A window of Syngnathus acus chromosome 17, fSynAcu1.2, whole genome shotgun sequence genomic DNA:
TTATAGCTGACTTGAGTGGCTTTGCAAGCTTGATTCTTAGCCAAactaagcaaaacaaaaatattttagccAGATGTAGAAAGTCACCGGTAAAGACggctacaaaaacaacaatgggACACCAGCACCTTGAGAagaatcaaatgttttcaaacctGCGAATCTATTTTCAgcatatttaaatgaaaatggcATCCGTCTATGTAAATAATAGATTCCAGCTGTTTTCTGTTCTGAGGGGAGACTCGCAGTCCCACACTTTGGAAATCTGCTTTTGGTATTTGAGCACTAGCCAAACTATTTCTTCTTCATTCTTCTAAAAGTGAAGGGAAGCTAGTCCAATTTCCTGCTAAAGGTTAAGCaagtatccatccatccgttatGTTGCTGTTGAATACCCTTGTCctgtcatttgtgtttttccagtGGAATCCAGAAAAGTCCCTGTCAGCATTAAGTAAACAAGAGTGTATTGTTCTTGCAATGTCATCATACTATCAGTTCTGTCTAAAAGATTTGAAGTTCTTCTGTGgtactttttttctctctgtgtaaatgataaaagaaaaaaatatataattgctTCTGGGGGGAAATCAATGTGTGGATTTCTGTTTTTGGTTCGTTCGTTTCAAGGTTTGCATTTTAGAAAAAATTCCAAGCAACATTCTTGGGTAACTGCCCTCAGAACCGAGCTGTCTGAGCTAACCTCGGCAAAAAGCTTCGTGTTGGCTGTGTTTTGCTGTGGAAACATTCCATTTTActtgactaaaaataaaaacattcatgtttAGGTTCTTCTATTTTGCATTATTCCAATAAATGGATTTATGCCATTGACTGAACTGCAGTTTTTTCTTTGACCAACATAATCAATTTCCTGGCTTGGGCTGGTACTTAtttgaagaaagaaatgattaaaatgccatcacatttttaaacaaaaacaaaatcccagCAAGTCGGTAATCAAAAATGGGCAGGGCAGTTTGTGGTAATATTCGTTGGAAAAAATCTTAAATCACAACAGATTATTTTATGGAGGTATATTCTggagttgacattttttgcatATACGGCCCTTTTATGTAAGTGCCCAATGTTCAGCCCATCTAGGGTAAATGTCATAAGTGCTTATAGGAgtacaatatattttcatgGAGGGCAAGTCAAGAGAAAAAAGTCACAGTTTTCAAGGGAtatgcttttgtgtttttgaatcTGGAAACTGTTCTGATCCACTTGTCTCAAACCAGCATATCAGAGACCGCTTTCGCCAGTCTGTTTATCACTACTGCCATCTACTGgtgagaaataaatacatctaCGAATAAACAACCAACCCAAATACTTGCAAATATATaaagaaatattatcagtATGAGGACGGCTGCGTGATGTGCGCGTGttctgctaaaaaaaaaaaaaagggcacagGGGCAAGAAATAATAAACCTGCTGTTGACGTAATCATCTTTTATCTTCTATTGTCAGTTGATAAATGtgtaaacatgacatttttctgCAGTTTAGAGGTAACCTGTTCGCTCCCCGAAActatattatttaaatattgttgGGCTTTTTTGGTACGTTTTATTACAGATTTTTTATGAAACTGAGTGACGTCGACATTTAGGGGGCGGGGTGTCAGTAGTCACGTGATCTGTCATTACGCTGTTAGTTTGTTTCTGTTTATGACGCCCCTGGTTTCTCCCGTGCTATAAGAGCAATTGTTTGGAATGCATCTCAAGAAATCGGTAAGATTTTGCCACTCAAAGTCGTCATAGAGTAGCACTTTGAGCCCGTTATCGTTTATCTGCACGTAAATGCGTTAAACGAATTTGTCACACAATATTACATTGCTGTTTGTGAGCGCGACCAAAATAGCAAGAATGTACTATTGCTTTTGAATTTAAGGTTGTCAACATCCTGTATCTTTTTCGCTACCGCAATAAACAACTAAAATTAGCCTTTTAGCACCCTTGATTTTGGATGCCGGAATGACGTTCGAGTGAAACCAGTGCCTGGTTAACAACGTTGTACCGTAATGCCTCTGACTTGCCGTAGCGATAAGTGAAGTCTCCTCCGGCCATCTTGCGTTGCCATTCGGTCtgccatgcatgttttgggaacGTGGGAGGGAATTTTATGCCAATCGTCCATGAGTAGGATCGACCGATATTTATGGGCTTAGTTGGAATTCACAAGGTTTTACATAGCTTTATTTACGGAGGCATCAATCATATTCTTTCTGTGCAGAAATGAGCTGTCTGCAGGGTGCAGAAAACTTCCACCAATGCTGTCAGGTCTTCCTCAAGCTGTCTGATCAGTTAAGAGATGGCTGGAGTTGGGAGCCCATCCAGGTGAAGAATTGATACTCTATGGCAAATATATctgttgtacatgtgtgactaATGTGAGTTTACATCAGGGTTCAGAGGAGGGCTACATGAGAAAGACTGCGCTCAAGTCAGTCTTCATAAATTCCCAGGCTACACGGAATCAAGACGGCTCGAGTTCCGACTTAGAGTCACACACTTCTTGCGACATCATAGGTGATCAACTAGAACAGGTGAAACATTGCTAGAAATGTGCATTTCTTTCTTGAAAAATGTTCAtcagatttcttttcattgttatttatttcaccCGGGTGTCGAGACTTTGGGCAGCATTGCCAACAATATGTCAGAGTCATATACGATGAAAGTTAGACTGCTCTTTGTCACTGATTATGTTCCTAAATTAATGGATGGAATTTCCAGGCACAGATTAGCACGAAAGACAATAGATGCACGCATGAGTGACGACTCATAAACTCTTTCCGTCCTCTCTAGGGTGCTACAGCTGACGAAGCAGATGTTTACGGCTTAACTGATGACTTTGGTCATGAATATGATGAAGATGGAAGCAGAAGTTTGCTTCAGTATGAGTATCACATCCTGTATTCCTGCAGCTATATGGCGCCTGTGCTCTATTTCAGAGCCTCCACTCTCGGttagttatttttattccCTTCATGACCACTAAGTGGGGTCAGTACATGCCGAATCATCCCGCAGGTTTCACCAAgatgatttggattaaacatGCTATACTTGTGAGATGAAATCTCAAATTTCTGGTCAATTGGAGCAGTGGGTTGGGAACTATGGCACGTCGAATTTTAGTATTCTCTACAAAAAGCGGTGTGGCCACCCTtat
This region includes:
- the atg10 gene encoding ubiquitin-like-conjugating enzyme ATG10: MSCLQGAENFHQCCQVFLKLSDQLRDGWSWEPIQGSEEGYMRKTALKSVFINSQATRNQDGSSSDLESHTSCDIIGDQLEQGATADEADVYGLTDDFGHEYDEDGSRSLLQYEYHILYSCSYMAPVLYFRASTLEGRSLSLEEVWSFVHPNFRSRLQHSPLTTITQQEHPLLGQPFFMIHPCKTEEFMRPVLQLETEQQRQANYILTWLSVVGPLVGLDVSLKYSTLPSPPTQAEASLQPVSPS